The Armatimonadota bacterium genome includes a region encoding these proteins:
- a CDS encoding DinB family protein has translation MTALESLDRMFQQIQEGWDIPTPQGLLRVKEDHASVLVERMPYSMAKNLAHAVYWQDLWLGALRGDARPPQIEVWKNDFRDPEPSEWKTLRARFIEGLQEARDWCGPRFSEHKRETDQSAIDALLAIAIHGSYHMGQMNLLKRALKKGKEAEEGRRA, from the coding sequence ATGACTGCTCTCGAATCTCTCGACCGGATGTTTCAGCAGATCCAGGAAGGCTGGGATATCCCAACACCCCAGGGCCTGCTGCGGGTCAAGGAGGACCATGCCTCCGTGCTTGTGGAGCGCATGCCCTATTCGATGGCCAAGAACCTGGCGCATGCGGTGTATTGGCAGGATTTGTGGCTTGGAGCGCTCAGGGGTGACGCCCGGCCTCCCCAGATCGAAGTCTGGAAGAACGACTTCCGCGACCCTGAGCCCTCAGAGTGGAAGACGCTGCGTGCGAGGTTCATCGAGGGGCTGCAGGAGGCGCGGGATTGGTGCGGGCCGCGGTTCTCCGAGCACAAGCGGGAGACCGACCAAAGCGCCATTGACGCGTTGCTCGCCATCGCGATCCACGGCAGCTACCACATGGGCCAGATGAACCTGCTAAAACGGGCCCTGAAGAAGGGCAAGGAGGCTGAGGAGGGCCGCCGCGCGTGA
- a CDS encoding zinc-dependent metalloprotease: MIQAKSLATLLLASTLLCPAWAQDDDETPPPSGKQGAGAAEYDKAVKDLKKVEGPWTLYQRKKDLLLELPEAKLGQLFCLQASFNTGIMADGLQAGFPAGDLFVEAYRFDRHDDNVWLVRPHLSHRWQDNDPLAKSAGRSFPDAVLASFPIEQKNPDKKLLLVNVTNLFNGDVIRLSEAVQATLGGPYMLDRSKSGPEVVKGFPENTVVRMSLYYASQGRGQGNSSIAELLGLAGGDQLEDPRSAPIKVSYNVWFRRDGGYVPRVGDPRVGYFTADYYDLSRFSADDRVQRVIARWNLKKKDPQAKVSEPVKPIVWWIDPSVPKEYRQACASGILGWNKAFEAIGFKDAIQVKFVADDDQDWDHTDGRHNVLRWTMSEDATYAVTLPRIDPISGEILSAGINVDANMLYAAFREKERLVNPSSAAFARSLDVLTRNDARDEALPTDAYLLNGDAALKAKAAKQKLSALGWSTLDCRYAEGLANANAFGWDALLASGKPPVSKEEYAKEFIEATVAHEAGHSFGLRHNFVASAVRTTAQLEDDKVTGARGITSSVMDYTPPNIAAIVKGGRNYYANGIGDYDLWAIQYGYSVFPGKSDTESEKPDLSKIAAQSGKPEYRFMTDEEADTFDPYVVRFDCAKDPLNFSEKLLQASQRILSYAVHQLPKSGESYGKRTQLIVTSLSRRYREGLSMARFVGGISASRNFKGDVGQRATLAPVAPEVQRQAMDLIARYCFSTSVQSLPNDVLQNLSLDVEGTVGTPGSPGWQAPLRSTLGTQANMLYSLLMSAATTQRIAENEVKFGNRKDAYTLKEHFDRMTSAVFSEARAGKSVEPLRRDLQRFAANALMVQAGAPAGAVNEDVRMLASAKLRQLSGMMGSAATAKKTAADAMTRLHFGETKAIIDRFLSRTNVITR; encoded by the coding sequence ATGATTCAGGCCAAGTCCCTCGCCACTCTGCTGCTCGCCAGCACTTTGCTTTGCCCCGCGTGGGCGCAGGACGACGACGAAACCCCGCCTCCCTCGGGCAAGCAGGGCGCGGGCGCGGCGGAGTACGACAAGGCGGTCAAAGACCTCAAGAAGGTGGAAGGGCCATGGACGCTCTACCAGCGGAAAAAGGACCTCCTGCTCGAACTCCCCGAAGCCAAGCTTGGCCAGCTTTTCTGCCTTCAGGCAAGCTTCAACACGGGGATCATGGCCGACGGGCTTCAGGCGGGATTCCCGGCGGGCGACCTCTTCGTCGAGGCCTACCGGTTTGACAGGCACGACGACAACGTCTGGCTTGTCCGCCCTCATCTGAGCCATCGTTGGCAGGACAACGATCCGCTGGCAAAATCGGCGGGGAGGAGCTTCCCGGACGCCGTTCTCGCGAGCTTTCCCATCGAGCAAAAAAACCCCGACAAGAAACTGCTGCTGGTCAACGTCACCAACCTTTTCAATGGCGATGTGATCCGGCTCTCTGAGGCCGTGCAAGCAACTCTGGGCGGCCCCTACATGCTCGATCGGTCGAAATCGGGCCCCGAAGTCGTCAAGGGCTTTCCTGAAAACACGGTCGTTCGGATGAGCCTCTATTACGCCAGCCAGGGCCGCGGCCAAGGCAACAGCTCCATCGCCGAGCTCCTAGGGCTCGCCGGCGGCGATCAGCTTGAGGACCCTCGCAGCGCGCCGATCAAGGTCAGCTACAACGTGTGGTTCAGGCGCGACGGCGGCTATGTTCCCAGGGTCGGCGACCCGCGCGTGGGCTACTTCACTGCCGATTACTACGACCTTTCAAGGTTCTCCGCGGATGACCGGGTGCAGCGCGTGATCGCCCGCTGGAACCTAAAGAAGAAGGACCCGCAAGCAAAGGTCTCAGAGCCGGTCAAACCGATCGTGTGGTGGATCGACCCTTCGGTGCCCAAGGAGTACCGTCAAGCCTGCGCGAGCGGGATTTTAGGGTGGAACAAGGCCTTCGAGGCGATCGGCTTCAAGGATGCGATCCAGGTCAAGTTCGTCGCGGACGACGACCAGGATTGGGACCACACCGACGGGCGCCACAACGTGCTGCGCTGGACGATGAGCGAGGACGCGACCTACGCCGTGACCCTCCCGCGCATCGACCCGATTAGCGGCGAGATTCTGAGCGCGGGTATCAATGTCGACGCGAACATGCTCTACGCGGCGTTTCGCGAGAAGGAGAGGCTTGTGAACCCAAGTTCGGCCGCCTTCGCCCGTTCGCTCGACGTCTTGACCAGGAACGACGCTCGCGACGAGGCCCTTCCGACGGACGCCTATCTCCTCAACGGCGATGCGGCGCTCAAAGCCAAAGCCGCGAAGCAGAAGCTCTCTGCTCTTGGCTGGAGCACGCTCGACTGCCGCTACGCAGAGGGTCTGGCCAACGCGAATGCGTTCGGATGGGACGCGCTGCTCGCCTCCGGAAAACCGCCCGTGAGCAAGGAGGAATACGCCAAAGAATTTATCGAGGCGACCGTGGCCCACGAAGCCGGCCACTCGTTTGGACTTAGGCACAACTTCGTCGCCAGCGCGGTCCGAACGACCGCACAACTCGAGGACGACAAGGTGACCGGCGCCCGAGGCATCACATCCAGCGTTATGGACTACACGCCCCCCAACATCGCGGCGATCGTCAAGGGTGGGCGCAACTACTACGCGAACGGCATCGGCGACTACGACCTTTGGGCGATCCAATACGGCTATTCGGTGTTTCCGGGCAAGTCAGACACCGAGTCTGAGAAGCCGGACCTTTCGAAGATCGCGGCCCAATCGGGCAAGCCGGAGTACCGGTTCATGACCGATGAGGAGGCCGACACGTTCGATCCTTACGTGGTCCGCTTCGACTGCGCCAAAGACCCGCTGAACTTCTCCGAGAAGCTGCTCCAGGCCTCCCAAAGGATCCTATCCTACGCGGTCCACCAGCTCCCGAAGTCGGGAGAGAGTTATGGCAAGCGAACCCAGCTCATCGTCACGTCTCTGTCTCGGCGCTACCGCGAGGGCCTATCCATGGCTCGGTTCGTGGGCGGCATTTCCGCGAGCAGGAACTTTAAGGGCGATGTGGGCCAGCGCGCCACGCTCGCACCGGTAGCACCCGAAGTCCAGCGCCAGGCGATGGACCTGATCGCGCGGTACTGCTTCTCGACGTCCGTCCAGAGCCTTCCGAACGACGTGCTCCAGAACCTGAGCCTGGACGTCGAAGGCACGGTCGGTACGCCCGGATCGCCGGGGTGGCAGGCGCCTCTGAGGTCCACCCTGGGCACGCAGGCAAATATGCTCTATAGCCTGCTGATGAGCGCCGCGACCACCCAGCGGATCGCTGAAAACGAGGTCAAATTCGGAAATCGGAAAGACGCCTACACGCTTAAGGAGCACTTCGACCGCATGACGTCTGCGGTCTTCTCCGAGGCAAGGGCCGGAAAGAGCGTCGAACCCCTGCGCCGCGACCTGCAGAGGTTTGCTGCGAATGCGCTGATGGTTCAGGCGGGCGCTCCGGCAGGTGCCGTGAACGAAGACGTGCGCATGCTCGCTTCGGCCAAATTGCGGCAGCTCTCCGGCATGATGGGGAGCGCCGCGACGGCCAAGAAGACGGCGGCGGACGCGATGACTCGGCTCCACTTCGGCGAAACCAAGGCGATCATCGACCGGTTTTTGAGTCGGACCAACGTCATCACGCGGTAA